The following DNA comes from Streptomyces sp. NBC_00273.
TCGCCGGCCTCCACAGCGCCCACGCCACCGACGACCCCGACCTCGGCGCTGCCATGCTCGGCGACCTCGCCTATCAAGCCGCCTGGCGCAAGGACCACACCACAGCCGCCGGAATCCTCCAGCACGCCCTCAAACGCACCCAGCACCCCGCCGCGCGCTCCCTCCTCCACCTCCGCCTCGCCCGCACCCTCGCCGCGCAGGGAGAGAAGCAGCCCGCCCTGCATGCCCTTGCCGCAGCTGAGCACCACCTCGGCGCATCGTCCGGCCTGCCTCTGCCCGCATGGTGCGCGTGGATGTCCGAAGCCGACCTCGCCGTCGACTCCGGCCAAGCCCTCCTCGACCTCGGGGACGCCGCCCGCGCCCACCAGCTCATCGGCGAGGGCCAAGCCCTTCTGCCTGCCACCCGTGACAAGACCCGAGGAGTCTTCCTCGCCTATCAGGCAGCCAGCCACCTGAAGCTCAAGCAACCCGAACTGGCAGCCCACACCGCCGGAGAAGCCATCCGACTCTCCCGCCGAATCGGTGCCCCGCGCTGCGAACGACTCGTCCAGGAGCTCGTGCCCGAATTCCAGCCCTACCGCACCGCAGCCGGAGTCCCAGAACTCCTGGCCCTCGCCGCAGCCTGACAGCGGTGCCAGGCAACGAACGCAGGCCATCAGCCGGAAGCCTGCTGCCGGCACTGGGGGTGTCGAGGGCTGCACAGATGCCCAACGAGAGCTGTCACCAGGCGTGACGCGGTCTCGCGACGAGGCCACAACAGGCCCGCCATGTCCTCCTCCGGTACGGCCGGGACCGGCCGCAGCAGCCCCGGGGGTCATCTGGCGGTCGGTGGTGACATGGAGTTCAGGGGTTCAGCCGGAATCTCGTAGTCAGCTGGGCTTGTGTGGGGCGGTCTGCAGTTTGCGGCGGCGCCGGTGTTCGCGTTGTGCTTGGGCGCGGGCGCATTCGCGGGTGCAGTACTTGATGCCGGTGGTGCGGTTCTGTCCATATTCGGCGCGTCCGCGTTGGCGGACGAAGGCCCGCCGGCAGTTCTCGTTGGCGCATTCGCGGATGGTGGCGTTCTCGGCGAGGTGGTTGTAGAGCTGGAGGAACGTCACGGCCAGGAGTGTGGGGTAGCGGTCCTCGAGGCCGCCGATGCCGATACTGAAAGGCTCCAGGGCCGCGTTGAGGGTGCTGGCCAGGTCGCTGACCTTCAGCGCCAGCAGCTCCTCACGCATGTGGTCCAGGTCGCGCGGCCACGTCTCCGCCTTGTCGCTGTTGGCGGCCTGCCACTGGGCGAGCTCTTCTTCGGTGGCCTCGGCTTCGACGAGTGCGTCCAGTCCGCCCTCGTGACGCAGAGCCAGCCAGGTGGCGATGGCGTCCTGGGCCTCGGAGACGAACAGCGTCGCCAGCTCGCCGTAGAGGGCGAACGGCCCGCGCTCGGGGTGCAGGCTGTCCGCCAGCGCGGTGAAGTGCTCGTGTTCCTCGACGTCCAGGCTCAACGCCCCCACGCGGCCTCCCAGATGCCCGTAGGCGCGCATCATGGCGGCGACCGCCTCCAGGTCGGCAGGGGCGAGCTCCATGAATTCGCGCAGGTAGAAGTCCTCGGGCAGTGACACGGTGCCATCGCCGGGGGAGCGGAGCTGGGGGCTCCAGACGATCCACTCGCCATCCACCCGCGCGTCGGTGAGGGGGCTCAACTGCGGTGCGGGAACGGGTGTTCCGGGCCATAGCGTGGGACGAAAGCGTGGGTCAACGTATGCCGCCATGTGCGGCATCATAGCCAGAGATGAGGGAATACGAAAAGACAGCTGTTCGTATCACGCATGCGGAACTCGTCGGAGGGGAAACCACCGTGACGCAGTGGCAGCACCGCAAGGCTGTCGGGGACCTGCACGAACAGCGAGTCGCCGCCGCCTTGCACGCCAGAGGCTGGACCGTCCATCCCTGCGGACAGGGCACCTATCCCCATGCAGTCCGCGAAGCCTTGCGCCGGACCCGCTCCGCCCTGCGGCAGTTCCCC
Coding sequences within:
- a CDS encoding CGNR zinc finger domain-containing protein encodes the protein MSPLTDARVDGEWIVWSPQLRSPGDGTVSLPEDFYLREFMELAPADLEAVAAMMRAYGHLGGRVGALSLDVEEHEHFTALADSLHPERGPFALYGELATLFVSEAQDAIATWLALRHEGGLDALVEAEATEEELAQWQAANSDKAETWPRDLDHMREELLALKVSDLASTLNAALEPFSIGIGGLEDRYPTLLAVTFLQLYNHLAENATIRECANENCRRAFVRQRGRAEYGQNRTTGIKYCTRECARAQAQREHRRRRKLQTAPHKPS